A single region of the Deinococcus aestuarii genome encodes:
- the istB gene encoding IS21-like element helper ATPase IstB: protein MIAVERCRTALEALGLPHAASLLESRLDAAAKKELPYADFLADLLRIEVTARDEEGRARRLKQARLPFLRSLEQFDFAFQPSVDKRLVKELSTLSFAADGQNVILLGPPGVGKTHLAVGLGLAAITHGETVLFVPAGQLMEDLRKAQALNRLEHRLRYYAKPKLLVIDEFGVWPYDRLAANALFGLIAARYERGSVILTANKGFADWGEVLGDPVVASAILDRLLHHSHVLNIKGESYRLREKKKSGLFPSALLGNSEVSQEVQRP, encoded by the coding sequence ATGATCGCCGTCGAACGATGCCGCACGGCCTTGGAGGCCCTGGGCTTGCCGCATGCGGCAAGCCTGCTGGAGAGCCGCCTGGACGCGGCGGCCAAAAAGGAGCTGCCGTACGCGGACTTCCTGGCCGACCTGTTGCGCATCGAGGTCACGGCTCGGGACGAGGAAGGCCGTGCCAGACGGTTGAAACAGGCCCGCCTGCCTTTTTTGCGGTCCCTGGAGCAGTTCGACTTCGCCTTCCAGCCGAGTGTCGACAAGCGCCTGGTCAAGGAGCTGAGCACGCTGTCCTTCGCCGCCGACGGGCAGAACGTCATCCTGCTGGGCCCGCCCGGCGTCGGGAAGACGCACTTGGCCGTGGGACTGGGCCTGGCCGCCATCACGCATGGGGAGACGGTGCTGTTTGTGCCCGCAGGGCAGCTCATGGAGGACCTGCGCAAAGCGCAGGCCCTGAATCGACTGGAACACCGCCTGCGGTACTACGCCAAGCCCAAGCTGCTGGTCATCGACGAGTTCGGGGTCTGGCCGTATGACCGCTTGGCCGCCAACGCCCTGTTCGGGTTGATTGCGGCGCGGTACGAGCGGGGCAGCGTGATCCTGACGGCGAACAAGGGCTTCGCCGACTGGGGCGAGGTCCTGGGGGACCCGGTGGTGGCGAGCGCGATCCTGGACCGACTGTTGCACCACAGCCATGTGCTGAACATCAAGGGCGAGTCGTATCGCCTACGGGAGAAGAAAAAGTCCGGGCTGTTCCCCAGCGCACTGCTGGGGAACAGTGAGGTCAGTCAGGAGGTGCAGCGGCCGTAA
- the istA gene encoding IS21 family transposase translates to MRQIIELKATGQTISGIARTLDLSRNTVKKYLRAPGLPQPKPRPQRGSKLDPYVPYLKERIGQGVLSAVVLLREVQAQGYTGQYTVVKDFLRPFRRTRVSATRVTPRFETAPAVQAQVDFGRYSYLNLEGQTRSIWAFVMVLGWSRALYVEFIRKADTASFIRCHLNAFAYFGGLTQTILYDNTKQVVLERDQNGEPVWNAQFLDFSLRLGFSIRLCRPYRPRTKGKVESGVGYVEKNFWLGARFVDDADLNRQARHWLDHVANVRTHGTTREKPVERLAQERRSLTPLPSRESLSVFVREVRKVAWDGFVSYGGNFYGVPWRYAGQTVEVQADHLEVQLFSGGTRIAVHPRSAQRGARFLAEAQYDGLPTPGDDSRRRRALLATQTEGLSEMQVEQRSLAEYEALVAVGETATLDEVLATVFRDGEA, encoded by the coding sequence GTGCGACAAATCATCGAACTCAAGGCCACAGGACAGACCATCAGCGGCATCGCCCGCACCCTCGACCTCAGCCGCAACACCGTCAAGAAGTACCTGCGAGCCCCTGGCCTCCCCCAGCCCAAACCTCGCCCCCAACGGGGAAGCAAGCTCGACCCCTACGTCCCCTACCTCAAGGAGCGCATCGGGCAGGGCGTCCTGAGTGCGGTCGTCCTCTTGCGCGAGGTGCAAGCCCAGGGCTACACCGGGCAGTACACGGTGGTCAAAGACTTTCTCCGCCCATTTCGGCGGACACGGGTGTCCGCCACCCGGGTGACGCCCCGCTTCGAGACCGCGCCTGCGGTGCAGGCGCAGGTGGACTTCGGGCGCTACAGCTACCTGAACCTCGAAGGGCAGACCCGGTCCATCTGGGCCTTCGTGATGGTGCTGGGCTGGTCCCGCGCGCTGTACGTCGAGTTCATCCGCAAGGCCGACACCGCCAGCTTCATCCGCTGTCATCTCAACGCGTTCGCCTATTTCGGCGGACTCACCCAGACCATCCTGTACGACAACACCAAGCAGGTCGTGCTGGAACGTGATCAGAACGGTGAACCCGTTTGGAACGCGCAGTTCCTGGACTTCTCGCTGCGGTTGGGCTTTTCCATCCGGTTGTGCCGCCCCTACCGGCCCCGCACCAAGGGGAAGGTAGAGAGTGGGGTCGGGTACGTCGAGAAGAACTTCTGGCTAGGGGCGCGGTTCGTGGACGACGCCGATCTCAACCGTCAAGCCAGGCACTGGCTTGACCACGTGGCGAACGTCCGCACCCACGGCACCACCCGCGAGAAGCCCGTGGAACGGCTCGCCCAGGAACGCCGATCTCTGACCCCACTCCCTTCACGGGAATCTTTGTCGGTGTTCGTGCGGGAGGTGCGCAAGGTGGCCTGGGACGGGTTCGTGTCGTACGGCGGCAACTTCTACGGCGTCCCGTGGCGCTACGCCGGGCAGACGGTCGAGGTGCAGGCCGACCACCTGGAGGTACAGCTCTTCAGTGGGGGGACGCGCATCGCAGTGCATCCCCGGTCAGCCCAACGGGGGGCGCGCTTCCTGGCGGAAGCGCAGTACGACGGGCTGCCCACCCCTGGAGACGACTCCCGGCGCCGTCGGGCCTTGCTCGCCACCCAGACCGAGGGTCTGTCCGAGATGCAGGTCGAGCAGCGGTCGCTGGCCGAGTACGAGGCGTTGGTCGCCGTCGGGGAGACGGCGACCCTGGACGAGGTGCTGGCGACCGTGTTCCGGGACGGTGAGGCATGA